A single region of the Drosophila takahashii strain IR98-3 E-12201 chromosome 2R, DtakHiC1v2, whole genome shotgun sequence genome encodes:
- the LOC108069009 gene encoding uncharacterized protein isoform X1, with protein sequence MNRRNKRTSYYQYEVYLDFMEDNPLMSANKLGRTQDGRKWKELSDQLNKCTVGPTLAPEEWRKRLNDWKNSTRAKYRRSQSSDDKSNSLNTLETRALQIFSAESVYREVPVAPGFKELVEDHEEPEESDQEEQEELEEEEEDEEYEYVAPRELPSRTVINGHSSGKQLRLQGNAQIIYQGAFFPNSSRIQCIICISLILVTNIAPAAQSAPKEPAASYGKKIEQQLKRISDIQEASLHFKIARFKYNNPGFEYVP encoded by the exons ATGAACCGCCGCAACAAGCGCACATCCTATTACCAGTACGAGGTGTATCTGGACTTCATGGAGGACAATCCCCTGATGTCGGCCAACAAATTGGGGCGCACGCAGGATGGTAGGAAGTGGAAAGAGCTCAGCGATCAGCTGAACAAGTGCACAGTGGGTCCTACTTTGGCCCCAGAAGAATGGCGAAAG CGCCTCAACGACTGGAAGAACAGTACACGCGCCAAGTACCGCCGCAGCCAGAGTTCAGATGATAAGAGCAATAGTTTGAATACCCTGGAAACTAGAGCTCTGCAGATATTCTCCGCCGAATCGGTATATCGCGAGGTTCCAGTTGCCCCGGGCTTTAAGGAACTGGTGGAGGACCATGAGGAACCGGAAGAATCAGATCAGGAGGAGCAAGAGGaattggaggaggaggaggaggacgaagaGTACGAGTATGTAGCACCTCGGGAGCTTCCTTCCCGAACGGTCATCAATGGTCACAGTTCCGGCAAACAGCTGCGTCTGCAAGGTAACGCGCAGATCATCTATCAAGGTGCGTTCTTTCCGAATTCCAGTAGAATTCAatgtattatatgtatatctcTTATTTTAGTAACGAACATCGCACCAGCAGCTCAATCCGCACCGAAGGAACCTGCCGCCTCATACGGCAAGAAAATCGAGCAGCAGTTGAAACGCATATCGGACATTCAGGAGGCATCGTTGCACTTCAAGATAGCCCGCTTCAAGTACAATAATCCTGGATTCGAATATGTGCCGTAA
- the prod gene encoding uncharacterized protein prod → MHGKMDRRKKRTSSEQYQMYIDMMESDPIFATGRVPRDYDLNYLTKKWKELSDRLNKCSSGPTLTPEEWRKRLNDWKNTTRCKYRRSLLSTEKDISMTSVETRALDLFGKVPTTTGETLLNLKSEKEEHDEEMEELGQRTSAAFQKELQAAVEEAINDEVDDEEMVEEHVDHEDLMEENLTDAGLTASTTAVNTGGGTYRTIVVDNTSFEHVDEEPQTVQPHAVEYVTTRRPAAAVINPGTASGNKLINGELPAKRMRTQPREQIIYEVKNAPRCISNMQAVPPLHSTKLEREPSSLTNALSSGDAQQIAHQLKRLADINYETLQFEIARFKFNNPGFQYDPPSL, encoded by the exons ATGCACGGCAAGATGGATCGCCGCAAGAAACGCACCTCCTCGGAGCAGTATCAGATGTACATCGACATGATGGAGAGCGACCCCATTTTCGCCACCGGACGAGTGCCGCGAGATTACGACCTCAACTATTTGACGAAGAAGTGGAAGGAGCTCTCCGACCGGCTGAACAAGTGCAGCTCGGGACCCACACTCACGCCGGAGGAGTGGCGCAAG CGCCTGAACGACTGGAAGAACACCACCCGCTGCAAGTACAGACGCAGCCTCCTGTCCACCGAGAAGGACATCTCGATGACCTCCGTGGAGACGCGGGCCCTGGATCTCTTCGGCAAGGTGCCCACCACCACCGGCGAAACGCTGCTCAACCTGAAATCCGAAAAGGAGGAGCACGACGAGGAAATGGAGGAGCTGGGCCAGCGCACCTCGGCGGCGTTTCAAAAGGAACTGCAGGCCGCCGTGGAGGAGGCCATTAACGACGAGGTGGACGACGAGGAGATGGTGGAGGAGCATGTGGACCACGAGGACTTGATGGAGGAGAATCTGACGGATGCCGGCCTCACGGCGTCCACCACGGCGGTCAACACCGGCGGCGGCACATATCGCACCATCGTGGTGGACAACACATCCTTCGAGCACGTGGACGAGGAGCCCCAGACGGTGCAGCCACATGCCGTGGAGTATGTCACCACCCGCCGGCCTGCTGCCGCTGTTATCAATCCGGGAACGGCCTCCGGCAATAAGTTGATCAACGGCGAGCTGCCCGCCAAGCGAATGCGCACGCAGCCCCGGGAGCAAATCATCTACGAAG TTAAAAATGCGCCGCGCTGCATCTCGAACATGCAGGCCGTGCCGCCGCTGCACAGTACAAAACTGGAGCGGGAGCCCAGTTCGCTGACCAACGCGCTGAGCAGCGGCGATGCCCAGCAGATCGCTCACCAGCTCAAGCGATTGGCCGACATCAACTACGAGACACTGCAGTTTGAGATTGCGCGCTTCAAGTTTAACAACCCGGGCTTCCAGTACGATCCGCCGTCCTTATAG
- the LOC108069005 gene encoding E3 ubiquitin-protein ligase Topors, translating to MLPRHMVNWRLYVYTNSLYSIPNEETSGYRDWSPQHFRRNPFEIHRIMNWVNRDISVVVKSGQTDVFYLYETILNLLTEVSIKSLDFGLAVVHYFGGKTHQFTHELMNFARSPYDDIIAYECNTLYRVLPGGEGGGPTTSSMARDQQFLSSKLHNFVEFSRSINYDDCGGFEADLALEDEDFEELDDLMVERFSRSHFDGEMSTARARPATLIPPASQQAGPANQPTQSQQAAQQPAQAQSSQQAAPRASQQASASTSGSHQASGLPLEDLELEVAIERSLFEGAAQGFVLPSGRLVRLSNTNRSLVRNTNSSGSGSGSGSVSGSGSRSGSGSGSAAAAGASPAAAQNPSTAVRGRRRRLPHSR from the exons ATGTTGCCCCGCCACATGGTCAACTGGCGTTTGTACGTCTACACCAACTCTCTATATTCCATTCCCAATGAAGAGACGTCCGGATATCGCGATTGGTCGCCCCAACATTTCCG TCGGAATCCCTTCGAGATCCATAGGATTATGAACTGGGTGAACCGGGATATTTCGGTAGTCGTGAAATCCGGCCAAACGGATGTTTTCTATCTGTACGAGACCATCTTGAACCTGCTAACTGAAGTTAGCATCAAAAGTCTGGATTTCGGCTTGGCTGTGGTCCACTACTTCGGGGGCAAGACCCATCAATTCACCCACGAACTGATGAACTTTGCCCGATCCCCGTACGATGATATCATAGCCTACGAGTGCAACACTCTGTACAGGGTTTTGCCGGGTGGCGAGGGAGGAGGTCCCACTACCTCCTCGATGGCCAGAGATCAGCAGTTCTTGTCCTCCAAACTGCACAACTTTGTGGAGTTCTCGCGGAGCATCAATTACGACGATTGCGGTGGCTTCGAGGCGGATTTGGCCCTGGAGGATGAGGATTTCGAGGAGCTGGATGACCTGATGGTAGAGCGCTTCAGTCGTTCCCACTTCGACGGGGAAATGTCGACAGCCAGAGCGAGGCCAGCAACGTTGATCCCACCGGCTAGCCAGCAGGCTGGTCCGGCGAATCAGCCAACTCAATCCCAGCAGGCGGCACAGCAGCCGGCTCAGGCTCAGTCATCCCAGCAGGCAGCACCACGGGCTTCGCAGCAGGCCTCCGCCTCCACCTCGGGCAGCCATCAGGCCAGCGGACTGCCCCTGGAGGATCTGGAACTCGAGGTGGCCATCGAGCGCAGCCTGTTCGAGGGGGCCGCACAAGGATTCGTCCTGCCGAGCGGACGACTGGTGCGCTTGTCCAATACCAATAGAAGTTTGGTGCGCAATACCAACTCATCAGGGTcaggatcgggatcgggatcggtatcgggatcgggatcaCGATCAGGATCGGGATCAGGAtcagctgctgccgctggcGCCTCCCCAGCCGCCGCCCAGAATCCTTCAACTGCTGTGCGTGGACGACGTCGCCGCCTGCCACATTCGCGCTAG
- the Topors gene encoding E3 ubiquitin-protein ligase Topors, whose product MAEENPGGEVPDSGAEDVGASVIVEPGSEASNAGPHTLPAAAMKFADLTESGSESGDNEPEEPVAAGPENTGNSNGEPGTSASATEENAPAERSSPPPNCAICLSRCKRKCFTDSCMHQFCFKCLCEWSKIKPECPLCKQPFKTIIHNVRTLDDYDRYPVQSSSPVPPDHPSLRFHIVRRPRYMPLVQNQAVMTNDIEAGIAAGAAGEEILPAAEVAAGRHSYSRFEPYRVELMNYYRHDQDAATSGSLSQLWRRYVYDRKLYALPVSDSLTGHFREWSARFYRNNPAQMHRLMPWIHRDIVCLLRNAAHSVSTVMQLMHDILPMTNILGPTFRRRLSPFLGERTSHFIHELFNFARSPFDMIGYDHVVQYSARVAEEVEVDLLDMVETQSSNGDDLHLEVGDSDADGVNAEFSNDWSPPSVRPSTSVIVTNPGATHSFSVTMASDGSELPGISIRRTTNVGSQTVAINLSMRRPAAAAAVASQEAEVIEIDDGDAAANAEVAAINDGSNPSRRHAGATLPVSAHIELQSSSSSGEEDECVFVLELKPPHLRTPEQVSLDSNSDSDVVFVNEQNEAPPPAASLQVDLAPQSPVDQSARDQGLFMGPSTSAAATRGKNWKLVVAEARRHDQLRTVRSTRSKRSRQRSSVPDSSPSSCSSSSSFHFSSSSSDDSSASSTSIAEPAKKRHRKVANRKQPGKGSKGKKKTSRKRKRPAKEEEAALELQRRLEQQQQQQSKEKPQPESSSDSPSSSDDESAGDSSDTSGQPNINNSNTSSDDSDDDSTENLQLSALRATLKAEATLEDRKPLKLELLMPDQQREVPQDTERNPAPTEDNEPGCSAPKRRRSCSNSNQSSQSASLASSSTATSSSNPMSSFAWRAAGYDGDPLIRANAAMDEHDIANSLIELSTLTQPRDIGLFNEHSNSGEISLSLLRNSLRGSSRALEENDANLGIYSDADADPEASNERNGFTLEPAIDVVGEAEVETAEDTATATEEQDEEDEDDDDEGEGEGEDEQDEEKAEEDEEDEDDSENNDDEEVDRELLSFLA is encoded by the exons ATGGCGGAGGAGAACCCGGGTGGCGAAGTGCCCGATTCGGGGGCGGAGGATGTGGGCGCCTCGGTCATAGTGGAGCCGGGATCCGAGGCATCCAATGCGGGACCACATACTCTACCCGCGGCTGCCATGAAGTTTGCGGATCTCACGGAAAGCGGCAGCGAATCCGGGGACAATGAGCCGGAGGAACCGGTTGCCGCGGGTCCGGAAAACACTGGGAATTCCAACGGGGAGCCGGGCACCAGTGCATCCGCCACGGAGGAGAATGCGCCGGCGGAACGCTCCTCGCCGCCGCCCAACTGCGCCATCTGCCTGTCGCGCTGCAAGCGGAAGTGCTTCACGGACTCCTGCATGCACCAGTTCTGCTTCAAGTGCCTGTGCGAGTGGAGCAAG ATCAAACCCGAGTGCCCGCTGTGCAAGCAGCCCTTCAAGACCATCATACACAATGTCCGCACTCTGGACGACTACGATCGTTATCCGGTGCAGAGCTCCTCGCCCGTTCCGCCGGATCATCCCTCGCTGCGTTTCCACATCGTGCGGCGTCCCAGGTACATGCCGCTGGTGCAGAACCAGGCCGTGATGACCAACGACATTGAGGCGGGCATAGCGGCAGGAGCTGCGGGAGAGGAGATCCTGCCGGCGGCCGAGGTGGCAGCCGGGCGGCATTCGTACAGCCGATTTGAGCCGTATCGCGTGGAGCTGATGAACTACTACCGGCACGATCAGGATGCGGCCACCTCGGGCTCGTTGAGCCAACTGTGGCGGCGCTACGTGTACGACAGGAAGCTGTACGCTTTGCCAGTCAGTGATAGCCTGACGGGACACTTCCGCGAGTGGAGTGCCCGGTTTTACAG AAACAACCCTGCCCAGATGCATCGCCTGATGCCTTGGATCCATCGCGACATCGTCTGCCTGCTGCGGAATGCCGCGCACAGCGTGAGCACTGTGATGCAGCTGATGCACGACATCCTGCCCATGACCAACATCCTGGGTCCCACATTCCGTCGCCGCCTGTCGCCGTTTCTGGGCGAGCGCACCAGCCACTTCATCCACGAGCTGTTCAACTTTGCCCGCTCGCCCTTCGACATGATCGGCTACGACCATGTCGTTCAGTACTCGGCTCGCGTGGCCGAGGAGGTGGAGGTCGATCTGCTGGACATGGTGGAGACGCAGTCCTCGAACGGCGACGATCTGCATTTGGAGGTGGGCGACAGCGATGCGGATGGCGTCAATGCGGAGTTCTCCAACGACTGGAGCCCGCCCAGCGTGCGTCCGTCGACCAGTGTGATCGTGACCAATCCCGGCGCCACACATTCCTTCAGCGTGACCATGGCCAGCGATGGCAGCGAGCTGCCGGGCATCTCCATAAGGCGCACCACCAACGTGGGCTCGCAGACGGTGGCCATCAACCTGAGCATGCGGCGACCGGCGGCGGCTGCGGCGGTGGCCAGCCAGGAGGCGGAGGTCATCGAGATCGACGACGGCGATGCGGCTGCCAATGCAGAGGTGGCGGCCATCAACGATGGCAGCAATCCGAGCAGGAGGCACGCGGGCGCCACCCTCCCCGTGAGTGCCCACATCGAGCtgcagagcagcagcagctccggCGAGGAGGATGAGTGCGTCTTTGTGCTGGAGCTGAAGCCACCGCACCTGCGCACGCCCGAGCAGGTGAGCCTGGACTCGAACAGCGACTCCGATGTGGTCTTCGTGAACGAGCAGAACGAAGCGCCGCCTCCGGCTGCCAGTCTGCAAGTCGACCTGGCGCCACAATCGCCAGTGGATCAGTCGGCCAGGGATCAGGGATTGTTCATGGGCCCCAGCACGAGTGCCGCGGCCACCAGGGGCAAGAACTGGAAGCTTGTGGTGGCGGAGGCGCGTCGCCACGATCAGTTGCGCACGGTGCGCTCCACACGCTCGAAGCGGTCGCGCCAGCGGTCCTCCGTCCCTGACAGCAGtcccagcagctgcagcagctcctcGTCCTTCcacttcagcagcagcagcagcgatgaCAGCAGTGCCAGCAGTACATCCATTGCGGAGCCGGCCAAGAAGAGACATCGCAAGGTGGCGAATAGAAAGCAGCCGGGAAAAGGCTCCAAGGGGAAGAAGAAAACATCCCGCAAACGGAAACGACCggcgaaggaggaggaggcagcTCTGGAGCTGCAGCGGCgactggagcagcagcagcagcagcagagcaaAGAGAAGCCGCAACCGGAAAGCAGTAGTGACAGCCCAAGTTCGTCGGATGACGAATCAGCTGGCGATAGCAGCGATACATCTG GTCAACCCAACATTAACAACAGCAATACCAGCAGTGATGATTCTGACGATGATAGCACGGAAAACCTGCAGCTCAGTGCTTTGCGGGCCACACTAAAAGCGGAGGCGACTCTGGAGGATAGGAAACCACTCAAGCTGGAGCTTCTAATGCCCGACCAGCAGCGGGAGGTTCCACAAGATACAGAGAGAAATCCAGCGCCAACAGAGGACAACGAGCCGGGATGCAGTGCGCCAAAGCGGCGGAGAagctgcagcaacagcaatcaGTCCAGCCAGAGCGCCAGTTTGGCCAGCAGTTCGACAGCCACATCGAGCTCAAATCCGATGAGTTCGTTTGCCTGGAGGGCAGCGGGCTATGATGGCGATCCCCTGATTCGGGCCAATGCGGCAATGGACGAGCACGACATAGCCAATTCGCTAATAGAACTATCCACGCTGACGCAGCCCAGGGACATTGGACTCTTCAACGAGCATTCGAATTCGGGAGAGATTTCCCTGAGCCTGCTGCGCAATTCTCTACGTGGAAGCTCTCGAGCTCTGGAGGAGAATGACGCAAATCTGGGCATCTATTCCGATGCAGATGCGGATCCAGAGGCCAGCAATGAACGGAATGGCTTCACCCTGGAGCCCGCAATCGATGTGGTTGGAGAAGCGGAGGTGGAAACCGCCGAGGATACAGCCACTGCCACTGAAGAACAAGATGAagaggacgaggacgatgaCGATGAAGGTGAAGGTGAAGGCGAAGATGAACAGGACGAGGAGAAAGCTGAGGAGGACGAAGAGGATGAGGACGATAGCGAGAACAACGATGATGAGGAGGTGGATCGGGAGCTACTATCGTTTTTAGCATAA
- the LOC108069009 gene encoding uncharacterized protein isoform X2 — MNRRNKRTSYYQYEVYLDFMEDNPLMSANKLGRTQDGRKWKELSDQLNKCTVGPTLAPEEWRKRLNDWKNSTRAKYRRSQSSDDKSNSLNTLETRALQIFSAESVYREVPVAPGFKELVEDHEEPEESDQEEQEELEEEEEDEEYEYVAPRELPSRTVINGHSSGKQLRLQGNAQIIYQVTNIAPAAQSAPKEPAASYGKKIEQQLKRISDIQEASLHFKIARFKYNNPGFEYVP; from the exons ATGAACCGCCGCAACAAGCGCACATCCTATTACCAGTACGAGGTGTATCTGGACTTCATGGAGGACAATCCCCTGATGTCGGCCAACAAATTGGGGCGCACGCAGGATGGTAGGAAGTGGAAAGAGCTCAGCGATCAGCTGAACAAGTGCACAGTGGGTCCTACTTTGGCCCCAGAAGAATGGCGAAAG CGCCTCAACGACTGGAAGAACAGTACACGCGCCAAGTACCGCCGCAGCCAGAGTTCAGATGATAAGAGCAATAGTTTGAATACCCTGGAAACTAGAGCTCTGCAGATATTCTCCGCCGAATCGGTATATCGCGAGGTTCCAGTTGCCCCGGGCTTTAAGGAACTGGTGGAGGACCATGAGGAACCGGAAGAATCAGATCAGGAGGAGCAAGAGGaattggaggaggaggaggaggacgaagaGTACGAGTATGTAGCACCTCGGGAGCTTCCTTCCCGAACGGTCATCAATGGTCACAGTTCCGGCAAACAGCTGCGTCTGCAAGGTAACGCGCAGATCATCTATCAAG TAACGAACATCGCACCAGCAGCTCAATCCGCACCGAAGGAACCTGCCGCCTCATACGGCAAGAAAATCGAGCAGCAGTTGAAACGCATATCGGACATTCAGGAGGCATCGTTGCACTTCAAGATAGCCCGCTTCAAGTACAATAATCCTGGATTCGAATATGTGCCGTAA